In Thermocrinis minervae, a single genomic region encodes these proteins:
- a CDS encoding Lon protease family protein yields MIKKLSHQELTINVSYSVSTDKVKPVEVFIGQDRVKRAFDLALLVDKEGYNIYVSGPEGIGKATYTLRRLLQEAKKKPTPEDICYVNNFESPMNPLYLLVPPGMGKTLSQDVDKAIESLKVELPKIFESKEYDEEVARITKEFERRREEVINNLIQDAEKHSLGVIFTPSGIRLLPLVGRRIVPHDELMANPRLQEIYEKNYSAFEDKFREYLRTLREIDHELSDKLLELREKTAMYVVDKVLSRYKEKYKDIPQVVSFFEKLEQEIVKNIDLFMEWHISKGNPSQLRALEKYFNIFKVNVLVDNSALEGAPVVFEEVPSFQTLFGRISYTAEMGVLYADHMSLSCGSLHRARGGYLVLRVLDVLKIPFLWDSLKKVLMHKKIHMTGFLDDLIVPHVGINPQPVPADIKVVLLGDPLTYHLLSMYDPEFNRLFKVKAEFDPTVELNQEVIEVFPGLIKKIVQEEGLKDLTADGLSELLKEAIRMSGSRNKVSTIMGPIVDILREASAICESMIDAKDIRRVLKEKVYRSNLIEEKVRQAIVEGKIIVDVEGKAIGQVNGISVYELGDISFGRPVRISATVYPGEKGVINIEREVELSGPIHSKAVLILSGLLASRYSRHVPLHISCSITFEQSYDEVEGDSASVAELMAILSAISGIPLPQYIAITGSVDQYGNVQPVGGIREKVEGFYRVCKAKGLNGKQGVVLPSRNYDNLVLDDEVLESLQKGEFHIYTVDHVDDVIELMMDMPADRFDRLVVRKLEEFYKRERRIPKKK; encoded by the coding sequence GTGATAAAGAAGCTCAGCCATCAGGAGCTTACCATAAACGTAAGCTACAGTGTCTCCACAGACAAGGTAAAGCCTGTAGAAGTATTCATAGGGCAGGATAGGGTAAAGAGGGCCTTTGACCTTGCTCTCCTAGTGGACAAGGAGGGTTACAATATCTACGTCTCAGGTCCAGAAGGCATAGGTAAGGCTACCTATACGCTCAGACGTCTTTTGCAAGAGGCAAAGAAGAAGCCGACACCCGAGGACATCTGCTACGTGAACAACTTTGAAAGTCCCATGAACCCCCTTTATCTCCTCGTACCACCGGGTATGGGCAAGACCCTAAGCCAGGATGTGGACAAGGCTATAGAATCCCTAAAGGTAGAACTTCCCAAGATATTTGAATCAAAAGAATACGATGAGGAAGTAGCGAGGATAACCAAGGAGTTTGAGAGAAGAAGGGAGGAAGTCATAAACAACCTTATACAGGATGCAGAAAAACACAGTTTGGGTGTTATCTTTACACCCTCTGGTATAAGGCTTTTACCACTTGTAGGAAGAAGGATAGTCCCACACGATGAGCTCATGGCAAACCCAAGGTTACAAGAGATTTACGAGAAGAACTACTCGGCCTTTGAGGACAAGTTCAGAGAATACTTAAGGACCTTGAGAGAAATAGACCATGAGCTCTCAGACAAGCTTTTGGAGCTCAGAGAGAAAACAGCTATGTACGTGGTGGATAAAGTTCTTTCCCGCTACAAGGAGAAATACAAGGACATACCGCAGGTGGTAAGTTTCTTCGAAAAACTTGAGCAGGAGATAGTAAAGAACATAGACTTGTTTATGGAGTGGCACATTTCAAAAGGAAACCCATCCCAGCTTAGAGCTTTGGAGAAATACTTTAATATCTTCAAGGTGAATGTCCTCGTAGACAACTCGGCTTTGGAGGGAGCTCCCGTAGTGTTTGAGGAAGTCCCCTCCTTTCAAACACTCTTTGGGAGAATATCCTACACGGCTGAGATGGGAGTTCTTTATGCAGATCACATGAGTTTGAGCTGTGGCTCTCTACACAGGGCAAGGGGTGGCTACTTAGTCCTAAGGGTTTTGGATGTGCTTAAGATCCCCTTTCTTTGGGATTCTCTTAAGAAGGTCCTCATGCACAAGAAGATACACATGACAGGGTTTTTGGACGACCTTATAGTCCCTCACGTGGGCATAAATCCCCAGCCTGTACCTGCAGACATAAAGGTGGTACTCCTCGGTGATCCGCTCACATACCACCTTCTTAGCATGTACGACCCAGAGTTTAACAGGCTATTCAAAGTAAAAGCTGAGTTTGATCCAACTGTAGAGTTAAACCAAGAGGTGATAGAGGTCTTCCCTGGGTTGATCAAAAAGATAGTACAGGAAGAGGGTTTAAAAGACCTTACGGCAGATGGACTCTCTGAGCTACTTAAAGAAGCCATAAGGATGTCTGGGAGTAGGAATAAGGTTTCCACCATCATGGGACCCATAGTGGACATCCTGAGAGAAGCTTCTGCCATCTGTGAATCCATGATAGATGCTAAGGATATAAGACGGGTCCTGAAGGAAAAGGTTTACAGATCAAACCTGATTGAGGAGAAGGTAAGACAGGCAATAGTAGAGGGGAAAATCATAGTAGACGTAGAAGGAAAGGCCATAGGTCAGGTAAACGGTATAAGCGTGTACGAGTTAGGAGACATAAGCTTTGGTAGACCCGTACGCATAAGTGCAACCGTTTATCCTGGAGAGAAAGGAGTCATAAACATAGAGAGGGAAGTAGAGCTAAGCGGGCCCATACACTCAAAAGCTGTACTCATACTCTCTGGACTTCTCGCCAGTAGGTACTCAAGACATGTACCTTTGCATATATCCTGCAGCATCACCTTTGAACAGTCTTACGATGAAGTAGAAGGAGACAGTGCATCTGTAGCCGAACTTATGGCCATCTTATCAGCCATAAGTGGTATTCCCTTGCCTCAGTACATAGCCATAACAGGTTCCGTAGACCAGTATGGCAACGTACAACCCGTAGGTGGCATTAGGGAGAAGGTAGAAGGTTTTTATAGGGTTTGCAAGGCAAAGGGTCTGAACGGTAAACAGGGGGTGGTCCTACCTTCGAGAAACTACGACAACCTAGTCCTTGACGATGAAGTCCTTGAAAGCTTGCAAAAAGGAGAGTTTCACATATACACGGTCGACCACGTGGATGATGTTATAGAACTAATGATGGATATGCCAGCTGATAGGTTTGACAGGCTCGTGGTAAGAAAACTGGAGGAGTTTTACAAAAGGGAGAGAAGGATACCCAAGAAAAAGTAA
- a CDS encoding SDR family NAD(P)-dependent oxidoreductase yields MMILVTGCAGFIGWKVSKKLLEEGHMVVGVDNLNDYYDVKLKEYRLKDLQNHKNFIFYKVDIEDFEGLKEIFQRYKFDAVINEAARAGVRYSMENPFVYMTTNANGTLNLLELCRRYQVGKFVLASTSSLYAGQPMPFTEDLPVNTPISPYAASKKAAEVISYTYHYLYGIDVSVLRYFTVYGPAGRPDMSIFRFIKWALEEKPLEVFGDGAQSRDFTYIDDIAEGTIKALKPLGYEIINLGNNNPHTLQEVINLIEDYTGKKVSVQNREFHKADMKATWANIEKAKRLLDWEPKVSLEEGIGRTVEWFLENWDWLKEVRL; encoded by the coding sequence ATGATGATTCTGGTTACAGGTTGCGCAGGCTTTATAGGTTGGAAAGTGTCAAAGAAACTCCTTGAAGAAGGCCACATGGTAGTAGGTGTGGACAACCTAAACGACTACTACGACGTGAAACTGAAGGAATACAGGCTTAAAGACCTTCAAAATCACAAGAACTTCATCTTCTACAAAGTGGACATAGAGGACTTTGAGGGTCTAAAGGAGATATTCCAAAGGTATAAGTTTGACGCAGTTATAAACGAAGCTGCAAGAGCTGGAGTGCGCTACTCTATGGAGAATCCCTTCGTTTACATGACCACCAACGCAAACGGAACCCTTAACCTGCTTGAACTTTGCAGAAGATACCAAGTAGGAAAGTTTGTACTCGCATCCACTTCATCCCTGTATGCAGGACAACCCATGCCCTTTACGGAGGACCTTCCCGTGAACACCCCCATATCCCCGTACGCTGCTTCCAAAAAGGCCGCGGAAGTCATAAGCTATACATACCATTACCTTTACGGTATAGATGTCTCCGTGCTTAGGTACTTTACTGTCTACGGTCCTGCAGGCAGACCAGACATGAGCATATTTAGGTTTATAAAGTGGGCCCTAGAGGAGAAACCTTTGGAGGTATTCGGAGACGGAGCCCAAAGCAGAGACTTTACATACATAGACGACATAGCCGAAGGAACCATAAAAGCCCTAAAGCCATTAGGCTATGAGATAATAAACCTCGGTAACAACAACCCTCACACCCTACAGGAGGTTATAAACCTCATAGAAGATTACACGGGCAAAAAGGTCTCAGTGCAAAACAGAGAGTTTCATAAAGCCGACATGAAGGCCACATGGGCCAACATAGAGAAGGCAAAGAGGCTCTTGGATTGGGAGCCTAAAGTAAGCCTAGAGGAAGGCATAGGAAGGACGGTAGAGTGGTTTTTAGAAAACTGGGACTGGCTTAAAGAGGTAAGGCTCTGA
- a CDS encoding site-2 protease family protein, whose protein sequence is MEPDLRNLVISLPALMMAVVFHEYAHGWMAYRMGDATAKEEGRLTINPLPHIDPFGTIILPGLLMLMGIPILFGWAKPVPINPLRFRNLRLGTFLVSIAGISMNFLLAIIFSILYNILDKKLYDVLPLSITEPLLIFSAKVVLVNLVLAVFNALPIPPLDGSRVLMSLFSVRYWDLFYRFEVYGFWIIMVLLMFGIIQRIIVPPIFFLYNLLLGL, encoded by the coding sequence ATGGAACCAGACCTTAGAAACCTTGTCATATCCCTTCCAGCTTTAATGATGGCCGTAGTGTTTCATGAGTACGCTCATGGATGGATGGCTTACAGGATGGGAGACGCTACGGCGAAGGAAGAAGGAAGGCTTACCATAAACCCCTTGCCACACATAGACCCCTTTGGAACGATAATCCTTCCAGGCCTCCTTATGCTGATGGGTATTCCCATCCTCTTCGGATGGGCAAAGCCTGTACCCATAAACCCCTTGAGGTTTAGGAATCTAAGGCTCGGTACTTTTTTGGTGTCCATAGCTGGCATAAGCATGAACTTTCTGCTTGCTATCATCTTCTCCATCCTATACAACATCTTAGACAAAAAGCTGTACGATGTACTACCACTTAGCATCACAGAACCTCTTCTTATATTCTCAGCCAAGGTCGTGCTTGTGAATCTCGTGCTGGCAGTATTCAACGCCTTACCCATACCACCTTTAGACGGAAGTCGTGTCCTTATGAGCCTTTTCTCCGTGAGATACTGGGATCTCTTCTACAGGTTTGAGGTCTATGGCTTTTGGATAATAATGGTGCTCTTAATGTTTGGTATAATCCAGAGGATCATAGTACCACCCATTTTCTTCCTGTACAACCTTCTGCTTGGCTTATAA